In the genome of Bacteroidota bacterium, one region contains:
- a CDS encoding aryl-sulfate sulfotransferase translates to MERIRYGLSVAAFTVLLVADLVAQEQSSSTIEYISPVPGSSMHMPQTTIAVRTMGNIDPSSLSSSGIITVTGAVSGIHDGKLVLSDDGRTVIFAPAIPFTEGEAVTVNLNAGLRVTDGSGVLPTQFTFMITPKVLPPSLQKMRLEGEGALPAGTHRSSASHPLAANDSSVHSTLPAFTITTDSTTSPGNIFLSSFAWTQSVTATPYLMILENSGTPYFYQQPVSTPIDFVIQPNGHLTYFDEGPWLFYELDSTYSIVNSYGVGNGYVTDVHELRLLPNGHALLLGDDDEYVDMSKIVANGNTSAKVIGIILQELDKAKNVVFQWRSWDHFKITDATHEDLTAATVDYVHSNAIELDADSNIILSSRHLDEITKIDRSTGNIIWRMGGKNNQFTFVNDTIGYSHQHAIRRIANGDFTMFDNGNFHNPPFSRALEYQVDQVHKIATLVWQYRNNPDYVSGAMGYVQRLPNGNTFIGWGDCNVAVTEVTSNGTKVYEMSLPDQIVSYRAYRLQWNVGGTTSGVVNNAIARTPQTMTLNENYPNPFNPSTIISFSLPATGVATLRVYNILGQRVATLVDGVVRGGVEQSVTFNASSLPSGIYYYRLESAQRSETKKMVLLK, encoded by the coding sequence GTGGAGAGAATTAGGTACGGATTGAGTGTTGCAGCTTTTACCGTGTTGCTCGTTGCAGACCTTGTTGCACAGGAACAAAGCAGTTCCACTATAGAATACATCTCGCCGGTTCCCGGATCGTCAATGCACATGCCCCAAACAACGATCGCCGTCAGAACGATGGGCAATATTGATCCATCTAGCCTTTCATCGAGCGGAATCATTACCGTGACAGGCGCCGTCAGCGGAATTCATGACGGAAAGCTCGTTCTTTCGGATGACGGGAGGACCGTAATATTTGCCCCGGCGATTCCGTTCACGGAGGGGGAAGCTGTCACCGTGAACCTGAATGCGGGATTGCGTGTGACGGACGGAAGCGGAGTCCTGCCGACACAGTTTACATTTATGATTACGCCGAAAGTGCTTCCGCCGTCACTCCAAAAAATGCGTTTGGAAGGGGAAGGAGCACTGCCGGCAGGGACGCATCGATCATCGGCCAGCCATCCGTTGGCTGCGAACGACTCATCGGTTCATTCGACCTTGCCCGCATTTACGATCACGACCGACAGCACCACGTCACCGGGGAATATTTTTTTGAGCAGTTTTGCCTGGACCCAGAGTGTCACTGCGACGCCGTATCTCATGATCCTGGAAAATTCGGGCACTCCATATTTCTACCAACAACCGGTTTCGACGCCGATCGATTTTGTCATCCAGCCGAACGGACATCTGACTTATTTCGACGAAGGTCCGTGGTTGTTTTATGAATTGGACTCGACTTATTCGATTGTTAACAGCTATGGAGTCGGGAACGGATACGTCACTGACGTGCACGAGCTCCGCCTTTTGCCAAACGGCCATGCGCTTTTGCTCGGCGATGACGATGAATATGTTGACATGTCAAAGATCGTTGCGAACGGAAACACATCAGCGAAGGTAATAGGGATTATTCTTCAGGAACTTGACAAGGCGAAGAATGTCGTTTTTCAATGGCGAAGCTGGGATCATTTTAAGATCACTGACGCCACGCACGAAGACCTGACGGCGGCGACGGTCGATTACGTTCACAGCAATGCCATCGAGCTGGATGCCGACAGCAACATCATCCTCTCTTCACGCCACCTGGATGAGATCACGAAAATCGACCGGTCGACCGGAAATATCATTTGGAGAATGGGAGGGAAGAACAATCAGTTTACGTTTGTCAACGATACGATCGGGTACTCCCACCAGCACGCCATTCGCCGGATCGCGAACGGAGATTTTACGATGTTTGACAACGGAAATTTCCACAACCCGCCGTTTTCGCGCGCTCTCGAGTATCAAGTCGACCAAGTGCACAAAATTGCGACGCTCGTCTGGCAATACCGGAACAATCCCGATTACGTGAGCGGTGCGATGGGGTATGTGCAGCGTCTCCCGAACGGAAATACGTTCATCGGATGGGGGGACTGCAATGTTGCGGTGACTGAAGTGACGAGCAATGGGACCAAGGTCTATGAGATGAGCCTGCCCGACCAAATCGTCAGCTACCGTGCCTACAGGCTCCAGTGGAATGTCGGAGGCACAACTTCGGGAGTTGTCAATAATGCGATCGCCCGGACTCCGCAGACGATGACGCTGAACGAAAATTATCCTAACCCGTTCAATCCGAGCACGATAATTTCCTTCAGCCTTCCGGCGACGGGGGTCGCGACATTACGAGTCTACAACATTCTCGGGCAGCGCGTCGCAACGCTCGTCGACGGCGTGGTCCGGGGAGGGGTCGAACAGAGTGTAACGTTTAACGCTTCCTCGCTCCCAAGCGGTATTTATTATTACCGTCTCGAAAGCGCGCAAAGATCCGAAACAAAGAAAATGGTGCTGCTCAAATAA